The Cervus canadensis isolate Bull #8, Minnesota chromosome X, ASM1932006v1, whole genome shotgun sequence genome contains the following window.
AAAAAACCCATCCAAGTCATCAACTTCCAAAAGAGAGTTAGGATCACTCCCCCAGGAAAAATTGCATAGAACACGCAGTCCAAAAAAGGCACATAGGCGGGCTCACGCCCATAAGCATATCAGGTCACGTCAGGTCAGTCCATCCTATCCAAGGAAGGCCATCACACCAACTTGGTCATCAAATCTACAATGTCTGGTCAAGCCAACCAAAACTTCTCCACCCTATCCAAAGAGTCAAAGTGTCCCTGAGCAATCAAGTGTAGCAAAACCGACCAAACTTCAGAGACATCGTAAACTAAAAAGCCCGGCTAGTGAAGGTAGTGCAGAAATATTATCTAGGCCTCAACCAGTGAATTTTTGTCAGTGCTACATGGAAAAATGCCTTGTTTGCAGTGCTTCTTCTGAGCCATTCATCACTCATATTTCAGAAAGGAATATGAAGCATGTTCCAGTTCCAGATTATTCACGTGAACTGAAGCACTTTTACAAGTCATTTCACAAGACAGAGCCCAAAGATAATGCACTGTATGACAACATGAATGATAGCCATTTCACAACATGTTACAGTGATGGTGAGAGTGACAGGGAGACAATTATTATGTGCAATATAAAATGCAAGGAAGCCATCTATAGAACTTCCCAAAATAATTAAggcctcagaaaaaaaaaaaaaggaccatcCATGTAGAAGAAGCAAACTTCTACCAACTATTATATTCTCACCATATTTAAGAACCTGGTAGAAGAAAACTCCACTTGGAGTTTTCACTATTGAGATTAGACTTATCCATCTCGAGGCAATTTACttgaaaaacagtaaataaatgtGTGACATACCAACTgatatttttgtaattattacATTTTAGAGATATAAATCTCTTTTGGAGGTATATAAATCTGTTTTAGATCTGcttgggaaaactccaggagatggtgagggacagggaagcctggcgtgctgcagtccatgtggtctcaaagagttggacaagacttagtgactgaacagcaacaacaacagcgTAGATCTGGTCACttggatgggcttcccagctggtgcagtggtaaagaatccgcctgccaatgcaggacacatgggttcgatccctgggtcaggaagatcctttggaggaggaaataacaactcactccagtattcttgcctgggaaattccatggacagaggagcctaaagtgctatagtccatggggtcaaaaagagttggacacaggcACACAGTTGGGTGGGAAccataaccacacacacacaaatataggaGTATTGCAAGATGGGTACCCTGGGCTCCTCTTTCCCTTGGATTAGCCCTCAATTGAAGTCTCAGTCCaactattttctttaattttgacaTAGTGTCCTCAGAATTTAAGACTGTCTTTCTGTGGTGCCCATGGCATGGCGGAAATGGCTCTGTGTGCTTCGTGCTGGCTGCATTGGGGAAATTCCTGAtagtcatttcctttttaaaaaaaaatatttatttgagccTGCCAGTTCTTATTTACAGCATGCTgaaatgagaaacagatttaagggactagatctgatagacagagtgcctgatgaactgttgatggaggttcatgacattgtacaggagacagggatcaagaccattcccatggaaaataaatgcaaaaaggctaaatggttgtctgaggaggcctcagaaatagctgtgaaaagaagagaagcaaaaagcaaaggagaaaaggaaagatattcccatttgaatgcagagttccaaagaatagccaggaaagataagaaagccttcctcagcgatcaatgcaaagaaatagaggaaaacaacagaatgggaaagactagagatctcttcaagaaaatcagaaataccaagggaatatttcatgcagagatgggctcgataaaggacagaaatggtatggactaacaaaagcagaagatattaagaagagttggcaagaatgcacagaagaactgtacaaaaaagatcttcatgacccagataatcatgatggtgtgatcactcacctagagtcagacatcttggaatgtgaagtcaagtgggccttaaaaagcatcactatgaacaaagctagtggagatgatggaattccagttgaactatttcaaatcctgaaagatgatgctgtgaaagtgctgcactcaatatgccagcaaatttggaaaactcagcagtggccacaggactggaaaaggtcagttttcattccaatgactaagaaaggcaatcccaaagaatgctcaaactaccgcacaattgcactcatctcacacactagtaaagtaatgctcaaaattctccaagacaggcttcagcaacacgtgaaccatgaacttccagatgttcaagctgggtttagaaaaggcagaggaaccagagatcaaactgccaacatccgctggatcatcgaaaaagcaagagagttccagaaaaacatctatttctgctatattgactatgccaaagcctttgactgtgtggttcacaataaactgtggaaaattctgaaagagatgggaataccagaccacctgacccatctcttgagaaacctatatgcaggtcaggaagcaccagttagaactggacatggcccaacagactggttccaaataggaaaaggagtatgttaaggctgtatattgtcaccctgcttatttaacttatatgcagagtacgtcatgagaaatgctgggctggaagaagcacaagctggaatcaagattgctgggagaaatatcaataacctcagatatgcagatgacaccacctttatggcagagagtgaagaggaactaaaaagtctcttgatgaaagtgaaagaggagagtgaaaaagttggcttaaagctcaacattcagaaaactaagatcatggcatctggtcccatcacttcatgggaaatagatggagagacagtagaagcactgtcagactttatttttttggggtccaaaatcactgcagatggtgattgcagccatgaaattaaaagacgcttactccttggaaggaaagttatgaccaacctagacagcatattaaaaagcagagacattactttgccaacaaaggtccatctagtcaaggctacggtttttccagtggtcatgtatggatgtgagagttggactgtgaagaaagctgagtgccgaaaaattgatgcttttgaactgtggtgttggagaagactcttgagagtctcttggactgcaaggagatccaaccagtccatcctaaaggagatcagtcctgggtgttcattggaaggactgatgctgaagctgaaactccaatactttggccacctcatgtgaaaagttgactcattggaaaagaccctgatgctgggagggattgggggcaggaggagaaggggacgacagaagatgagatggctggatggcatcaccgactcgatggacatgagtttgagtaaactccgggagtcggtgatggacagggtggcctggcgtgctaagattcatggggtcgcaaggagttggacagctgagtgactgaacggaactgaaagtCCAGAAGGACTTTGTGAATCTAGTTGGGGAACTTGCTTTGACTCAGAACAAGAGTGCAATCAAGGAGTTACTTGAAGATTGACAGATATCTGAAAATATTGTCTCAGCTAGAGACAGATGAGTTACCAGATATATGAAAACACTTGAGGGCAATGGCCTAGAACTGAACATGAAGCAGATCCCGAAATGACAGGCAGTATCTGAGACACACTGAGCAAGGATACAGATCAAAGATTGTTGGAGAGAGGTCAATAATAGTTAATGCAAGTGAATGATGACTCCTCAAACCATAAGCTGACTGTCATGAATGGGCGACAGTTAGTCAACATTCTTGCAGATGTAAACCAGAATTCAGAGAGAGGGCAGGTTCACTAACTTGCAGCCTTCAAGACCATAGATTGGCTAAGTGCTgatgattaataaaaataaattcctatgGCTTCTTTTTGTTAATATCATTTATTCCTATAGCTTTAAAGTAATCAGGATATTTATGGCTATTTTGTCCTCATAACAAATCTGAAAGAAGAGACAGGCATCATTTCCCACTGATAAGGTAAATTTGCATATTGGGACTCACAAAATGGTGGCAACCAGAGTGGCCCACAAGCAAATTGAAACCCATGTCAGCCCACACTCACAGGAAACACCTCACTGTCTAGGAAACCTAACATACATTAATCACAATCCTCCAACTCAACTTTTGCTAGCTTATCTTACCCTAGAAAATAGACCTACTAGCCTTATCAGGAAATCCTTGACCTCCTAGCCAATCATGCCCTATTTCTACATTGCCTCTCCTAATGTTATGTAATACCCATTCTTGCTAAAATCCCTCTGGAAGAGTGTTCCACTGCTTGTGAGACACTGTGTACCCCTAACTCATGGGTTGTTTTCCCTCAAATAAAGGACTGCATTAATTACTAAATTGTACTATTTTTGTCATTTGACAGATTAACAAACTAAGGTTACAAAATGCTGAAATGACCTACCCATGTTTACAGTTAAGCAGGAATTTGATGTGAGAGCCATCTGACTCCACAACCAAGATTTGAATGATGATCAGTGCCACTGccaaagcattttttattttaatgttttaacattttaaaatgtaaatgtatttgtatattttattttattttttacttaaaacattttttaaattttatatctattttcttCTTGTATTTTGTGGGGGTTTTTCATGGCCACACcgcacaacttgtgggatcttaattctctaACCAGGGAGCGAATCCTGTCCCATGGTAGTAAAAGAAACGAGAGTTAACCACTGgattctggaccaccagggaatttcatatttttttattttatagctgtGGGTCCTGAATATATATAGGTCAGCATGAGGTCATTTTGTTTACAAAGGTAGATGAACAATTATTTGTTCTagatttgtgaaaaatgccattggtacttcaatagggattgcattgaatctgtagattgccccAGGCAGTGTGTTCATTTTAATGATAGTAATCCTTTAACTTCATGAGCACAGTATAtcattccatttgtttgtttcatcGCAGTTTCTTCAATCAGTGTCCTATAGTTTTCCAAGTtcattccagttcagttcagtcactcagtcgtgtccgactctatatgaccccatggactgcagcacaccaggcttccctgtccatcagcaactcctggagcttgctcaaactcatgttcatcagtca
Protein-coding sequences here:
- the LOC122435404 gene encoding uncharacterized protein CXorf66 homolog; translated protein: MKPINKVLDMNLFIYVFLLSIWTNSCLDKNESNGSATAVSTHAESKQGRMQGIRRCLLIILTVILIIGFTIRCYFFIQYICVGEESHKATMVKKEGNTEASSTSSKISFTDYKSLTAGPGNPEKQSVLSSIDKSCGPSSPQKASAPSSAKKLVRPSSQKNPSKSSTSKRELGSLPQEKLHRTRSPKKAHRRAHAHKHIRSRQVSPSYPRKAITPTWSSNLQCLVKPTKTSPPYPKSQSVPEQSSVAKPTKLQRHRKLKSPASEGSAEILSRPQPVNFCQCYMEKCLVCSASSEPFITHISERNMKHVPVPDYSRELKHFYKSFHKTEPKDNALYDNMNDSHFTTCYSDGESDRETIIMCNIKCKEAIYRTSQNN